The DNA sequence GTTTCTGCCCAACTGTCGTTGATTCAAATGTATCTTCATCGCCGCAACCGTCACTTGGTCAAGCAAGAAGACGAAGTGGTCATGGCGGTTCACCTTTTGGGGAAGCTGCTGGGCTTTTCTTCCGAACGAGCCTGGCATCGTTTTGTCACGGGAAATTTGTTCACAAACGGCTCGTTTCTTGAACGCTCCCGATACAACCGCCGCTGCGGGGCGCTTGGTTTCGCCATCAAATGGATCCGTCATGAGCTGGCGAAACGTGGCCAACACCATGCTTATGCGGTCGTCGACAGCTTGCCTCTTCCGTTGTGCCATCCCGCAAGAATGCAGCGCGTCAAGCGATTTCGAGGGATCGCGGATATGGGGTATTGTGCTTCCAAAAAGCAATGGTACTACGGTTTCAAGCTGCATCTTCAAGTGACCAATCAAGGGCTGGCCATGGGCTATGTCGTGACGGAAGCGTCCTGCCACGACGTCAAAGCCGCTGAAACGGTGATGACTCAAATCCCTCATCCCTACAACTTTGGGGACAAAGGGTACATCAGCCGCGCTCTTCGAGAAAAGCTGTACGAAGAACACCAAGCCGCGTTCTGGACACCGTCTCGACACAATCAAAAGCACGGCCCATCCAAGGCATGGGAAGAATGGATCAGGAAAAAACGCAAAGTCATCGAGACGGTGTTTTCGATTCTCGTAGACCAATACCGGATCACCGACATTCGAGCGAATTCCATTACCGGGTTTGAAGTGGCACTCGATGGCATCTTGTTGGCGTATTCCCTGGTCACACTAGGGCTAGTTGAGCGCTGACGCTCAACTAGCACCACGGGTTTATTCTATATCAAAATACCGGAAAGATTATTTTATGGAATGACTCGGGATTTATCAAGTCAAGAATCTGGAACGATTAAGGTGAAGATTAAGGTAGACCAGAATGATGAGTATGATAAGCTTTTTCTTGAAACGAAAATCATTGAACAGATGAACGCACATTCGGCTTATCGCAATAAAAATTACCGCGTTGTTAATGTTCTTTCTCAAAACTCTGTTAAATCAATACCTTTGCAAATAGTGGATACATTTATGGGGATGGTTATATTTTTGTTGGAACAAAATTATCTTGAATCGTCCAATACTGCCAAGATAAAAAGTGATTTAATATACCGGTTCCTTATTGAAGGAAATAACTTAATGAAGTTTCAACAGCAAATCAAACTATATAAATGGACGGGACACGAAGAACTCACCTTTGTCAATATCAGCGACTATGTATCACCTTTTATGGCTTATAAAGCAGCATATGATTCACAAGAAATAATACGAATTCAAAAGATCATGGTTGAGAATCCAGCGATGCCTCTAAAAGAGCTTAGACTCAAGACAGGCTATCCGAATACCATGAAGAACACACTGATCGGATACAAGGATCAGATTGAAGGGCGGGGTAGGAATTATTCTATTTTATGATTCTCTTAGTTAGTTTTTTTATCAATAAATATGAATCTTTGACACACAAAGAAAAGAAGGAGTTTTCCCATCATGGACGTTCGAATTCGGGCCATTTATGAAACCCGAGTTCGGCAGTCATGGCCGGCTGCATCTGTAAAATAGATCTGGAAAGGAGCGCCCGATGAGGATACGCAAATGTGCTAGAGCAGTGATCATCAATGAGCGAAACGAAATTCTTCTTCAGCAATTTGAATTTCGGGATGTAGTAGGGAACAAAGTGTTATGGGTTACTCCAGGAGGGGGCATTGAAGAAAACGAGACCCCAGCTGAAGCTTTAAAAAGGGAATTATACGAAGAACTAGGCATAGTGGTTGATCTTCTCGGTGGCCCCATATTCCAACTGGATGTATGGATTGAAGGAAAACAAGGTTCTTTTATTAGCCGGGAAATTTATTATCACGTTACGATCCAATCCGATACGGTGTTGTCTATCGAACATATGACAAAGAACGAAAAAGACACACTGAAAGGACTCAAATGGTGGAGCAAAGACGAATTGCAGAAAATCGACAACTTTGCGCCTCGTGAAATATTGAACTACATATAGTTTTCTGCTTTTCACTGCGCTGCGGTTGCAGCGAGTCGAGGGGGGAGTAGAGGGAATCGTGACGTTCCTTTCTCTCTTTTTCCCATCTTAAGTTAACATAATATAAATTATAGGAAGTTATATTCGGTTTTGTCTCAATAAAAAGTAATCTTTTGATAGTGAGACAAAAAACAAAAAAACAACGACATCCGTCATGAATGAGCGCTTTTGCAACATACGCATGCAGCGGACATGTATGTGTTTCACCGCAATCCTTCCTGATCGTTTGACAGTGGCTGGGCTTGTCCCTTTCTCCTGCCGAGTTGAATGGCGTGCGGATGCAAATAAAATAAAAACGTGCAGTGTTCCTAAGTGGTTCATGAAACACTGCACGTTACCCGCTGCGTGTCGATTGTCGCAGGAAAGGCATGCTCCCATCCTTTCTTTTTAACTTTCAACGTTATGCAATGTCGGTGTGGCGATAGCGGACGCCTTTATACCGAACGCGAACCGGTATGCCTTTCTCTTGTTTGTACCTGATGAGCAGCCGTCGAGCTTTTGAAAAGGCTTCCATCATCCCAGATGCCGAAATCGCCTCATCCCAGACAGACGTTCTTCCTTGTTCTGTGTAAAAGGAAAAGACGTACTGTTTCACCCTTCTTCACCTCCCTAAGTACTTATTATAATCAGAGACTGTTTTTTCTAAACACAAAAACTGTTACAATTATGTTAACATTTTCTGTGCCGCGGCACTATGAAAAAATGGCTGGCGGAATGGGCCGCCGTGTCACGTAGTATGTTCGTTGTCACCGTCGGAATCAGCCTGCCGCCATGCTGCAAAGCCAGCGATCTCTCCTCTTGTCGCCGCAAAGAAAACCGGCACCTTATTCGATGCCGGTTTGATGTTTGTATTGTTTGACAGCCGACGGATAGTCGGCTTGGATGGAGTCTTTGTCCCGCCCAAGCCGCACACTTAAAAACTCTAGCACAGCGGCGTCGTAGGCGAGCCCTGCAGCAAACTGCCGCTTTAACCATCGCTCGCCCGCGGCTTCATCGGGAAAGGTGCGAGCCTCTCCCCCGTCGGCATACCATGTCCATCCCTGTTCCGTCTGGCGGCTTAACCACCACTGGCCCTGATGATTCGTCCAAAACACGCCTTCTGCCTCTTCCCGCTTGTTCAGTTGGTTTTGTTCCGCATCGCCATAAACAGGCGCAAGCGGGAACGTCTCGATGACAAACAGCGGAAAGGTCGTGTCATCCACAAAACAACCCGATGCCTTCGGGTGGCCGCCGCCGCCAAACTGCTTCGCGAATTCGGCGACGTTGACATTGTCATGGATGGTGCGAAACCCGATATGTTTTGTCCCGAGATTGACTAGGGCGATCAAATCTAGGTGCGGATGCCGTTTGGATAAGGCGTTGCCAAGCTCCGACAGATGGCGTTCAGCGAACACGACGCCGATGCAGTAATCGCCGATCCAGCGCTGAACGAGCTGCTTTTGCTTCTGTCGGATGTAGCGTTGAATTTTCTTTTCTTCCATATCCAGAAGCAACTCTTCCGTCTCCGTCAAGGCGAACGCCTCCCCGGAGGCGAGCCGCTCGCTCATCGTCTCCCAAAAGCCGTCGAGCCCGAGAATGGTGAACAAATCGTTGAGCCGCTTCGCTTGCAAATTCCCATTTTCTTCCCATTCCCACGTGTCGTACTGGCGGACGAGCTCGACAAACGCATCCAACGTTTCGTTAGGCGCCAGTTTTCCTTCGCGGACGAGGTAATCGTAAAAGAGCGAGGTTGCACATGTTTTTTTGCCGTCTTCCCGTTCGGGCGCGACCCATCCCCATGGATAGCTGTTGAAATGAAGCGCGGTCACGTGGTGGTCGATGACTTGCACATGGCCGCCGCGCTTCGCCCGCTCGGCGAGCTGCTGCTCCACCTCCTGGCCGACGGCTAGGTCGGTGATAAACAGCATGGCGCCATTCGCTTCCTCGCTTTGCAAGAACTGGCTGACCCGTTCATCCAAGTTCCGGTACGAGCAAAACGAAATGTTCACCTCGGCAAACGCCAGCTTGGCGAGCAATCCACAGCCGATGCCGTCTAAATCGCTGTCGGTAAATAGTTTGATCATCGATTCCCATCCTTTTGTTACAAGCTTTTTTGCAGCCACGTTTTCAAAAGCGGAAGCAGTCGGTCGGGCAGCTCGCTCACTTGTGGAACGAAAACGCGAAAGCGGCCGTAAATGTTTTCAATCGTCCGCCGCGTCGATTCGTCATCCGCCCCGCGGCCTAAAAAAAGGTTGACAACCTCAATGCCGCGCCGCCGCGCTTCGGCCACCGCTTCATGCGTATCGATAATGCCGTTTTGTTCGTAGCCATAGGCGGCCGGTTCCCCGTCAGAAAAGATGAGCAACACTTTTTGCGTTTCCGGGCGGCGGAGAAGTTGCTCAGTCATCCAGCGGATCGCCAGCCCGTCGCGGTTGTCTTCGTGGGGCTCAAGCTGCATGATCGCCGGGCCGCTTGATGGGTTCAACGACTCGCGGAACGAAACAGCCACTTGCAAGTAATTCGGCTGTCTGGCCGCGGTTGCCTCGTTGGCGTCTTCCCAAAACCCGACGATCTGGTGCGGCACACGCAACGTTTGAAGCACGTTGTGGCAGAGAACGAGCCCCGTTTTCGTTTCATCCATTTTATCGTGCATCGACGCCGAGCAGTCGACAAGCAGGCCGAACGCTGCGTTGAACCGCCGCGCTGGCTCGCCTTTTTTGTAAAACAGGTGAGGCCGCTCGTCGGTGAAAAACGGTATGAGCTGTTTGCGCAGCCGTCCGGCCGGCAAGTTCGTGCGCCACGTGCTGCGTTGGTGTTCGAGCCATTGCTCCATCACGCGCACAAGCCGCTTCCGGTATGGCGCGGCCGCCGCCTGTTTGCTGCGGTATTCGTCCCGTTCGTCACGACTTGGCGGCGGGGAAGAAAAAACAATGATGGCTGCCTGGCGGTTCGCTTCCCCATATGGAGCACCGCCTCCGGCTAGTCGATGTTCCTGGAATGCGGCTGCCGCCTCGAGGCCGTATTCGTTTCGCTTCGCCGGCCGGGACGTTCCTTGGACAATGGCGAGCGCCTGGTCGCCATCGTCCCCCGGCCTCGCCCCGTCGCCAAGCATGCCAGTGCGGGTGCCGCGTTCCAACTCAAAGCGGAGAAAATTCCCATTCGGACGGCTTGTTTCCCGGTGCCACGTCGACAGCACTTCCTGGTGCGCTTTGCCGTTTGACGGATTTTCCGCTGCATCGCGGTTTTCCAACGGATCGACCCGCTTCAAATCGCGAACCGTCACCTTCGGTTCATCGTCCCCGTCATCGACAAATGGAAGCGAGGTGTAAGCGTTCACCATGTCACCGGCAAGCGCCTCTTCCATCAATGCGACGATGGCTAACGCCCAGCGGGCCGTATCCGCGGTGGACATCGCGTCAAACCATTGCGGCCACAGCGCGTCAAGGCGCGCCTGCACCGTTTCATCCGCCATCGGAGCGAGCGGAACGTCATCAAGCGGCGAGTCGGCGGTCAGCCGCAAATACATCGCCGCCAAAAATTGATCGGCGGCGGCGCCGCGGGTTTGGTTTGCCTGCCATTGCTGGGTGAAGTAGCGACGGTAAAGGCGGCGGCGCGTGCGAAACCAACGTTTCACCCCGGGCCGTTCTCGCTCGCAGAGGGCCTCAACACGAAGATCCTCAGCCAACGAAAACAGCTGTTTCGCCAGTTTCGGCCATGGGTGCGCTTCGGCTGCTTGCCGAAATGCGCGGACCGCCGCTAGGTCCGTATGCCGCCGCGTGCCGATGACGCGCAAGGCGACATCGCTTTTCATCGCCGTTTCTTTCTCCTTTGGCGGATACACATCCCAAAACTGACTGACGTACACCGTTGGCTTAACCGGATGCATCCCGGAATGGGCGGCGAACTCGACCGTCATGTCAGGACGGCGGGCGAGTGTTCGGGCGAGATCGGCGAGCTGCATCACCAAAAACGGATCGATCGGCCGATCGTTGAACATCATAAACCGTTCCATGGCCGCCTCCTACTCGTCAAACCATGTTTCCGCGATATTGCGCACCGCCGCCCGCTCCCGTTCATCGTCGAGCTTGTCGATGATGCTTCGTTCAATGGCGCGCAGCGGCGGGATATGCACCGCCAGATCGCACGCATCGAGCAAGGCGCGTACGGAAGCCACTTCTTCTGCCACTTGCCCGTTTCGCACCTGCGCCAGCAAGTCGGCTGACAAGGCGACGAAACGGTTGATCAACGCATCGTCTGTTAATGTAGTTTGTGCCATGATGACCGATTTTAACGTCTCCCCCTGCACATATGGGACATCGATGACGACGAAGCGGTTTTTTAACGCTTCATTGAGCGGCACGGTGCCGATATAACCTTCGTTGATCGCCGCAATGACGCCAAACGTCGGCTTCGCCTCGACGACCTCGCCAGTGAGCGGATTGGTGAGGCGGCGCCGATAGTCAAGCACGCTGTTTAAGATTGGCAGCGTCTCAGGTTTGGCCATATTGATTTCATCAATGTATAGCAAATGCCCCTTCTCCATCGCCCGGATGACCGGACCGGGCACATATTCGATCACCGCTTGGCCGTCGCGGTGCACGATCGTTTTAAACCCAAGCAGCGCCTCGGCATCAAGGTCCACAGAGCAGTTGATGCTGTGCATCGGCTGCCCGAACAAGGCGGACAACGTTTCCGCTAGCCGCGTTTTCCCCGATCCGGTTGGACCTTTTAACAGTACGTTTTTTCCAAGCGCCAGGGCGATGGCCGCATCGTGCACGATCGCTTCGTCTTCCGCCGTATACCCGCCGGAGCCGATCAGCGCGTGATCTGGATCATGGCGGAATAACGCTTTTCGTGTTTCCATTTCCCTTATGACAACCTGTGGCCATGCCAACATCCTACGTCTTCCTCTCTGTTGTCGTGTCCTTCTCCCATTCTACTAAATCGTTCGGTGGGATGCAAAACAAACAGAATTCACCATAAAAATGTTATGTAAATACACACAAAAAACATCCATGAGTAAGCTTTTACTCGCCACCCAAGCATGAAAATAGCCGCTCATGGATTCATTATTTTCATAGAAAAAGAGGCGCCCTCAACTGAAGTTGTCCTCAATCGCCTTGCGAATGAGCGCCGCACACCGGTCCAGCTCCGCTTTCAGTTGGCGTTTGTACAATTTCGCCTTTTCCTGCCCCCCTTCCGCGAAGCGGTAGTACACAACTTCTTGGTACTTCATGCCTTCTTTTTTCTGCTTGACTTGCTTTAAAATGCCGTCTTCAATCAAATCGTGGAGCGCTTTGTACACTTCGGAATGGTTCGGCTGGTAGCCGAACGGTTTAAACTCTTGGCGCAGCACATCAAGCAGCTTCAGTCCATACAACCGTTCTTGTTCCGTTAACGTGATTAAATACAGTTTTAAAAACGCACGTTGTTTTAACAGAAAACCGCTGGGCGTCCGTTTTTCTCCCATAGGCTTTTTCCCTCCTTCCCTACGGATGAAATTTCGCTCTTTGGGCGGCCAAATCCTGCTTATCTTCATTATACCATGCGGGAAAGGAAAAATCCTCTCCCGCTTGGGTTCAATAAAACACGATCGTTTTGTTTCCGTGGATGATGACCCGGTCTTCCAAATGCCATTTGAGCGCCCGGGCGAGCACGGTTTTTTCGATCAGGCGGCCGATCCGCTTTAAATCGTCGGGATGGTGGCGGTGGTCCACGCGGGCGACGTCTTGCTCGATGATCGGCCCTTCATCCAAATCGTCGGTGACGTAGTGCGATGTGGCGCCGATCAATTTGACGCCGCGCTCATACGCCCGCTCATACGGACGCGCACCAATAAAGGCGGGCAAAAATGAGTGGTGGATGTTGATGATCCGTCCCGGGAATTCAGCGACAAACGCCGGCGACAAAATTTGCATGTAGCGGGCAAGCACGATGGTGTCGATCTGATAGTCGCGAAGCAGACGGATTTGTTCGGCTTCGGCGTCCGCTTTCGTTTCTTTCGTCACCGGAATATGCACATAAGGGATGCCAAATGACTCGACCGTCTCGCGCAAGTCGGGGTGGTTGCTGATGACAAGGGCGATGTCGGCGATCAGCTCTCCCGCCTGCCATTGCCAAAGAAGTTCAAGCAGACAATGCTCAGCTTTGGAGACAAAAATCGCGATTCGCCGAATGTCGTTGTGCAGCCGAAGCTGCCAACGCATCTGAAATTCAGCGGCGATCGGGGCAAAGGCCGCTTCGATCTGGTCTTTTCGTTCCGTGATGTTCGGGCAGTCAAACTCCAAACGGAGGAAGAACGTACCCCCTTTCGGATCGGTCGAGTATTGGCTCGATTCGACGATATTGGCGCCTTGCTCATACAAGAAGGACGTGACCGCGGCGACAATACCTGGACGATCCGGACAGGAAATGAGCAGGCGGGCGCGATCTTCATAGCCTTGCAAAAATGATTGCCAGCGATGTTGGCGAAATGTCGTCATGTTGTTCTCTCCCTTTTCTTTCCGTCGTTTGGTTTTCATCATACAAAAAAATCATCCGCTTGCCAACTGCACGGTCCATCTTTTTTGCAAGAAAAGCCGCCTTTGCCCCTGCGGCGGAAGGGGCGATATTCAAAAGAACATCTCCCCTCGAGTAAAATGGCAGATCAAAGGGTGTCTCGTTATGTAGGAGACACCCTTTGGTCTGCCCGTGATCAGTCTTTCGTCAAATCGCCGGCCGGGCCGAAAAATTCGTAATGGATGCGTTCTTCCGGCACGCCCCACTCTGCTAAGGCGCGGTAGACCGTTTTCATAAATGGCACTGGGCCGCAGAAATAAAAGTCAGCGTCGCGAGTCGGAATGACCGTTTTCATCCAAGCAAGGTCGATCCGTCCTTCTTTGCCGAAATGCGGATGACGGCGGTCGTCTTCAGACGGCGATTCGTAACAGAGATGGTAGGCAAACGACGGGCGTTTGGCCAATGCCCGCAACTCTTCGTCAAAGGCTTGCACGCGGCCGTTTAGGGCAGCTTGAAGAAACGTCACCGGACGATTCGGCTGACGGATGGCCAATGTATTCGCCATGCTTAAAAGCGGAGTGACCCCAACGCCGCCGCTGATCAGCACAACCGGCGTTTCGTGTGTCAAGTCGAGCGTAAAGTCGCCGGCTGGAGCGCTTAACTCGACGACATCGCCTTCGTGAATGTGGTCATGCAAATAGTTCGACACGATGCCGGCTGGTTTTTCCGCTGTTGCTGCTTCCCGTTTGACACTGATGCGGTAATACCCTTTGCCAGGGGCGTCCGATAAGCTGTATTGGCGAATGTGCGTATACGTTTCACCAGGGATGTCCAGTTTTACGCTCACGTATTGACCTGGTAAATAGTCGCTGATGGCGTCGCCGTCTTCCGGCTCGAAATAAAACGACGTGATGACGTCGCTTTCCTTCACCTTTTTTGTGACGACAAAGCGGCGGAAACCGCGCCAGCCGCCGTGCTTGGCCGCAGCTTCATCGTAGAGCTCCTTCTCGACTTGAATGAAAACAGCGGCAATGGCTTCATACGCTGCCGCCCAAGCCGTTATCACGTCATCAGTGGCAGCGTCGCCGAGCACGTCTTTGATCGCTAGCAGCAAGTGCCTTCCGACAATCGGGTATTGTTCCGGTTTAATGCCTAAACTCCGGTGTTTATGGCCGATTTGCCGCACGACCGGCAAAATGGCGTCCAATTGATCGATATAGCGCGCTGCCGCGTACACGGCTGCCGCCAAGGCGCGTTGCTGCCGCCCTTGTTTTTGGTTGGCATGGTTGAAAATATTCAACAATTCTGGATGGTTCGAAAACATCAATTGGTAAAACCGTTTGGTAATCTGTTCGCCGTGCTGCTCCAACATCGGTACGGTCGATTTGACGATTTCAATCGTTTTTGGGTGCAAAGCCGTTGTCTTAGCCATGTTTCATCTCCTCTCATAAAACATGTATTTTAAATACATGTTTTATTCAATCATACGCATAGTGAAAAAGCAACATTTCAAATACATCTTTAATAAATTGTTCACAATTCCCTCGCACAGACAGGTGTGATACAATGGAAGCAACCATCTTGTCTAAAGGTTGTGGATGACCATGCAGCTGACGAACTATACAGAATATGCGTTGCGTGTGCTGCTGTTTTTAGGAACGCTCGATGAAGGCGAAAAAACAAATATCAAAGAAATTTCCACTGCGTTTTCCCTCTCTGAGCATCATTTAAGCAAAATCGTCCATGAGCTCGGCAAGCTTGGCTACATCGAAACGATCCGCGGACGCAACGGCGGGATTCGCCTGGCGAAACGGCCGGAGGAGATTGTCATCGGTGCGGTCGTTCGCGAGACGGAAGACAATTTGTCGCTTGTGGAGTGCTTCGCCGCTCACGGTAATGAATGCGTGCTGACGCCTTCATGCCGGCTCCGTTTTGCGCTTCGCGAGGCGTTAGAAGCGTTTTTGCGTGTGCTCGATGCGTATACGCTCGCTGATTTGCTTGAAAACCGTACGTCGCTTCGTGCTTTGCTTGGAAAGCGGCGCGATCGATAGACACTCTCCGGCCGGGTGCCGGGGAGTGTTATTTTTTGCCGAACAGGCACACTATAAGCAAGCATCGCCGCATGAAGGGAGACGGA is a window from the Geobacillus stearothermophilus ATCC 12980 genome containing:
- a CDS encoding IS982-like element ISGsp1 family transposase, translating into MQEHFHFTTDPAKLQKQYAAIFCFVSAQLSLIQMYLHRRNRHLVKQEDEVVMAVHLLGKLLGFSSERAWHRFVTGNLFTNGSFLERSRYNRRCGALGFAIKWIRHELAKRGQHHAYAVVDSLPLPLCHPARMQRVKRFRGIADMGYCASKKQWYYGFKLHLQVTNQGLAMGYVVTEASCHDVKAAETVMTQIPHPYNFGDKGYISRALREKLYEEHQAAFWTPSRHNQKHGPSKAWEEWIRKKRKVIETVFSILVDQYRITDIRANSITGFEVALDGILLAYSLVTLGLVER
- a CDS encoding NUDIX hydrolase, which gives rise to MRIRKCARAVIINERNEILLQQFEFRDVVGNKVLWVTPGGGIEENETPAEALKRELYEELGIVVDLLGGPIFQLDVWIEGKQGSFISREIYYHVTIQSDTVLSIEHMTKNEKDTLKGLKWWSKDELQKIDNFAPREILNYI
- a CDS encoding DHH family phosphoesterase, translating into MIKLFTDSDLDGIGCGLLAKLAFAEVNISFCSYRNLDERVSQFLQSEEANGAMLFITDLAVGQEVEQQLAERAKRGGHVQVIDHHVTALHFNSYPWGWVAPEREDGKKTCATSLFYDYLVREGKLAPNETLDAFVELVRQYDTWEWEENGNLQAKRLNDLFTILGLDGFWETMSERLASGEAFALTETEELLLDMEEKKIQRYIRQKQKQLVQRWIGDYCIGVVFAERHLSELGNALSKRHPHLDLIALVNLGTKHIGFRTIHDNVNVAEFAKQFGGGGHPKASGCFVDDTTFPLFVIETFPLAPVYGDAEQNQLNKREEAEGVFWTNHQGQWWLSRQTEQGWTWYADGGEARTFPDEAAGERWLKRQFAAGLAYDAAVLEFLSVRLGRDKDSIQADYPSAVKQYKHQTGIE
- a CDS encoding nitric oxide reductase activation protein NorD, translating into MERFMMFNDRPIDPFLVMQLADLARTLARRPDMTVEFAAHSGMHPVKPTVYVSQFWDVYPPKEKETAMKSDVALRVIGTRRHTDLAAVRAFRQAAEAHPWPKLAKQLFSLAEDLRVEALCERERPGVKRWFRTRRRLYRRYFTQQWQANQTRGAAADQFLAAMYLRLTADSPLDDVPLAPMADETVQARLDALWPQWFDAMSTADTARWALAIVALMEEALAGDMVNAYTSLPFVDDGDDEPKVTVRDLKRVDPLENRDAAENPSNGKAHQEVLSTWHRETSRPNGNFLRFELERGTRTGMLGDGARPGDDGDQALAIVQGTSRPAKRNEYGLEAAAAFQEHRLAGGGAPYGEANRQAAIIVFSSPPPSRDERDEYRSKQAAAAPYRKRLVRVMEQWLEHQRSTWRTNLPAGRLRKQLIPFFTDERPHLFYKKGEPARRFNAAFGLLVDCSASMHDKMDETKTGLVLCHNVLQTLRVPHQIVGFWEDANEATAARQPNYLQVAVSFRESLNPSSGPAIMQLEPHEDNRDGLAIRWMTEQLLRRPETQKVLLIFSDGEPAAYGYEQNGIIDTHEAVAEARRRGIEVVNLFLGRGADDESTRRTIENIYGRFRVFVPQVSELPDRLLPLLKTWLQKSL
- a CDS encoding ATP-binding protein — protein: MLAWPQVVIREMETRKALFRHDPDHALIGSGGYTAEDEAIVHDAAIALALGKNVLLKGPTGSGKTRLAETLSALFGQPMHSINCSVDLDAEALLGFKTIVHRDGQAVIEYVPGPVIRAMEKGHLLYIDEINMAKPETLPILNSVLDYRRRLTNPLTGEVVEAKPTFGVIAAINEGYIGTVPLNEALKNRFVVIDVPYVQGETLKSVIMAQTTLTDDALINRFVALSADLLAQVRNGQVAEEVASVRALLDACDLAVHIPPLRAIERSIIDKLDDERERAAVRNIAETWFDE
- a CDS encoding helix-turn-helix transcriptional regulator, which encodes MGEKRTPSGFLLKQRAFLKLYLITLTEQERLYGLKLLDVLRQEFKPFGYQPNHSEVYKALHDLIEDGILKQVKQKKEGMKYQEVVYYRFAEGGQEKAKLYKRQLKAELDRCAALIRKAIEDNFS
- the purU gene encoding formyltetrahydrofolate deformylase: MTTFRQHRWQSFLQGYEDRARLLISCPDRPGIVAAVTSFLYEQGANIVESSQYSTDPKGGTFFLRLEFDCPNITERKDQIEAAFAPIAAEFQMRWQLRLHNDIRRIAIFVSKAEHCLLELLWQWQAGELIADIALVISNHPDLRETVESFGIPYVHIPVTKETKADAEAEQIRLLRDYQIDTIVLARYMQILSPAFVAEFPGRIINIHHSFLPAFIGARPYERAYERGVKLIGATSHYVTDDLDEGPIIEQDVARVDHRHHPDDLKRIGRLIEKTVLARALKWHLEDRVIIHGNKTIVFY
- the hmpA gene encoding NO-inducible flavohemoprotein, which produces MAKTTALHPKTIEIVKSTVPMLEQHGEQITKRFYQLMFSNHPELLNIFNHANQKQGRQQRALAAAVYAAARYIDQLDAILPVVRQIGHKHRSLGIKPEQYPIVGRHLLLAIKDVLGDAATDDVITAWAAAYEAIAAVFIQVEKELYDEAAAKHGGWRGFRRFVVTKKVKESDVITSFYFEPEDGDAISDYLPGQYVSVKLDIPGETYTHIRQYSLSDAPGKGYYRISVKREAATAEKPAGIVSNYLHDHIHEGDVVELSAPAGDFTLDLTHETPVVLISGGVGVTPLLSMANTLAIRQPNRPVTFLQAALNGRVQAFDEELRALAKRPSFAYHLCYESPSEDDRRHPHFGKEGRIDLAWMKTVIPTRDADFYFCGPVPFMKTVYRALAEWGVPEERIHYEFFGPAGDLTKD
- the nsrR gene encoding nitric oxide-sensing transcriptional repressor NsrR; this encodes MQLTNYTEYALRVLLFLGTLDEGEKTNIKEISTAFSLSEHHLSKIVHELGKLGYIETIRGRNGGIRLAKRPEEIVIGAVVRETEDNLSLVECFAAHGNECVLTPSCRLRFALREALEAFLRVLDAYTLADLLENRTSLRALLGKRRDR